One window of Botrimarina mediterranea genomic DNA carries:
- a CDS encoding endo-1,4-beta-xylanase encodes MRFVADDQSLLTEDRLARAYVAGIDEGPTFGRTILSGNQIVVERPEDSSGSFSIPWPIPGHGDWLVGTSSLMEREKPYHLEVELARGLVFRLRDQLAAWEMLGLRTTESVLGAIRDATRNVGRAAVSQSVDPASAAVRARTALKIAADACCQLAELYAEQALAMRMQDGQRLTTLLGVRLGDRAPRGTKARKIAETFNLANVSAGWGVIEPSEGRRDWTDIDKPLEWARSSGMRVCLGPLLEFDDKLVPDWAYLWEGDVETLTTLMLGHVRATVQRYRGKVQLWHIASKINRDRVLSLSDEQRLQIVASAVRLVRQLDPSTPVVVGVEQPWGEYRATKPTELSPLDFADALERADLGIAGFDLEMNIGYRPFGTELRNPLAFSRLVDLWNMRLESPLMLSIAFPSDTLEDPAADSRFEVVAANEEDKLLTPDFQAEWARRRLPMLIAKNAVQVVVWSQLTDSGPHRLPNGGLYHRTKAENPIVGVLKDLRKRLLH; translated from the coding sequence ATGCGGTTTGTCGCCGACGACCAAAGCCTGCTGACCGAAGACAGGCTTGCGCGGGCCTACGTCGCCGGCATCGATGAGGGTCCGACCTTCGGACGCACCATCCTCAGCGGCAACCAGATCGTCGTCGAACGCCCCGAGGACTCCTCGGGCAGCTTCTCGATCCCCTGGCCAATCCCGGGGCATGGCGACTGGCTGGTGGGCACGTCGTCGCTCATGGAGCGCGAGAAGCCTTACCATCTCGAGGTCGAGCTCGCACGCGGCCTAGTGTTCCGCCTCCGCGACCAGCTCGCCGCCTGGGAGATGCTCGGACTCCGCACGACCGAGTCCGTGTTGGGGGCGATCCGCGACGCGACGCGCAACGTCGGCCGCGCCGCGGTGTCGCAGTCCGTCGACCCCGCCTCCGCGGCCGTGCGGGCACGGACCGCTCTGAAGATCGCGGCCGATGCTTGCTGCCAGCTAGCGGAACTCTACGCCGAGCAAGCGCTCGCCATGCGGATGCAGGATGGCCAGCGACTCACGACCCTCTTGGGAGTGCGGCTGGGAGACCGGGCGCCGCGCGGCACGAAGGCCCGCAAGATCGCCGAGACCTTCAACCTCGCCAACGTGTCGGCCGGCTGGGGCGTCATCGAACCGAGCGAGGGCCGCCGCGACTGGACCGACATCGACAAGCCGCTCGAGTGGGCGCGATCGTCGGGCATGCGGGTCTGCCTCGGGCCGCTGCTGGAGTTCGACGACAAGCTCGTCCCCGACTGGGCCTACCTCTGGGAGGGCGACGTCGAGACGCTCACCACCCTCATGCTCGGCCACGTCCGCGCCACCGTCCAGCGCTACCGCGGCAAGGTCCAGCTCTGGCACATCGCCTCGAAGATCAACCGCGACCGGGTCCTGTCACTCTCCGACGAGCAGCGGCTGCAGATCGTCGCGAGCGCCGTGCGGCTCGTGCGGCAACTCGACCCTTCGACGCCCGTCGTCGTCGGCGTTGAGCAACCGTGGGGCGAGTACCGCGCCACCAAGCCCACCGAACTTTCGCCGCTCGACTTCGCTGACGCGCTCGAACGCGCCGACCTCGGCATCGCCGGCTTCGACCTGGAGATGAACATCGGCTACCGGCCGTTCGGGACCGAACTCCGCAACCCGCTGGCCTTCAGCCGGCTCGTGGACCTGTGGAACATGCGGCTTGAGTCGCCGCTGATGCTGTCGATCGCCTTCCCTAGTGACACGCTCGAAGACCCCGCGGCGGACTCGCGTTTCGAAGTCGTTGCTGCGAACGAAGAGGACAAGCTACTCACGCCCGACTTCCAAGCCGAGTGGGCGCGGCGCCGGCTGCCAATGCTGATCGCCAAGAACGCGGTGCAGGTGGTCGTCTGGTCACAACTGACCGACAGCGGCCCGCACCGCTTGCCAAATGGCGGGCTCTACCATCGCACGAAAGCGGAGAACCCGATCGTCGGGGTGCTCAAAGACCTGCGCAAGCGATTGCTGCACTAG